The following coding sequences lie in one Arachis hypogaea cultivar Tifrunner chromosome 4, arahy.Tifrunner.gnm2.J5K5, whole genome shotgun sequence genomic window:
- the LOC112794216 gene encoding glucan endo-1,3-beta-glucosidase, basic isoform has protein sequence MLGNNLPAAKEVIDVYRSNNIKRMRLYDPNQAALQALRNSGIELILGVPNSDLQGLATNSNSARQWVQRNVLSFWPSVKIKYIAVGNEVRPVGDSISWIAQYVLPAIQNVYQVIRAQGLHDQIKVSTAIDMSLLGNSFPLSQASFRADVRSYLDPIIGYLVYAGTLLLTNVYPYFSYKDNLRDISLPYAIFTSPNVVVQDGQYGYQNLFDAMLDAVHAAIDNTGIGFVEVVVSESGWPSSGDFGATYDSAQIYLDNLIRHVNRGTPRRSWKSTETYLFAMFDKNQKNPELEKYFGLFFPNKQKKYSFGFDAERGLEFFNATIPLKSDI, from the exons ATGTTGGGCAACAATCTACCAGCAGCAAAGGAAGTGATAGATGTTTACAGATCAAACAACATCAAACGAATGAGACTCTATGATCCCAATCAAGCTGCTCTACAAGCACTTAGAAACTCCGGCATTGAACTCATTCTTGGAGTTCCAAACTCTGACCTTCAAGGGCTTGCCACAAACTCTAACAGCGCACGCCAATGGGTGCAAAGAAATGTGCTAAGCTTTTGGCCTAGTGTCAAAATCAAGTACATTGCAGTTGGTAATGAAGTGAGACCTGTTGGAGACTCCATTTCATGGATAGCTCAGTATGTTCTCCCAGCAATTCAGAATGTATACCAAGTTATTAGAGCTCAAGGCCTTCATGATCAAATCAAGGTTTCAACTGCCATTGACATGTCCCTCTTAGGAAACTCTTTTCCTCTTTCACAAGCCTCATTTAGGGCTGACGTCAGGTCATACCTGGACCCAATTATAGGGTATTTGGTATATGCAG GTACACTATTACTAACCAACGTTTATCCTTACTTTAGCTATAAAGATAACCTACGTGACATATCACTACCCTATGCTATTTTCACATCACCAAATGTTGTGGTACAAGATGGTCAATATGGGTACCAGAATCTTTTTGATGCTATGCTAGATGCAGTGCATGCTGCCATTGATAACACTGGAATTGGTTTTGTTGAGGTTGTTGTTTCTGAGAGCGGGTGGCCCTCAAGTGGAGATTTTGGTGCAACTTATGATAGTGCCCAGATTTATTTGGATAATTTGATTCGTCATGTTAATAGGGGTACTCCAAGAAGGTCTTGGAAATCTACGGAAACTTATTTGTTTGCTATGTTTGATAAGAACCAGAAGAATCCAGAgctagaaaaatattttggactTTTCTTTCCTAACAAACAGAAGAAGTATTCATTCGGATTTGATGCAGAAAGGGGATTGGAATTCTTTAATGCAACAATTCCATTGAAGAGTGACATCTGA